The proteins below come from a single Tachypleus tridentatus isolate NWPU-2018 chromosome 13, ASM421037v1, whole genome shotgun sequence genomic window:
- the LOC143236127 gene encoding irregular chiasm C-roughest protein-like, with translation MTSKDRVTCDVISPPMLRMRKRIWIVVVTVAIGISTDVTSKHIERNMKKTVPTGATVSLPCSLNTPGGSIQWLQNGQPVVLEPFSGKFWNISRDGIAALTIQRVSSSDEGVWECNTLAEDGSVANRVEILELAVIHPPEEPYLDYDNKRLPQGAIITLKEWQVLTLKCVTRNSSPAQRIQWFLETSNVSSHGKLFTEFLPGNETYLSWSLLSLNITRTFNRRELVCFVFHESWPQPSTAGVSLNVLYDPTFSISRIPDFGTPVIEGMFVSLRCDIDSNPPSDPLWLKEERPQVSPEGYLNFTFITREHAGWYKCITEHLFGYFGSFGYFLNVRYGAEIVEEPPKEVEAETGSSIDLECQADGRPSPSYCWARVRDADRIEGIGIGKDLHLDRIHYEDAGVYKCIASNNIGYRYVSAQTKDVIIDVKG, from the exons CTTCAAAACACAtagaaagaaacatgaaaaaaacagtACCAACGGGAGCCACGGTTAGCCTACCTTGTTCACTAAATACTCCCGGCGGTTCAATTCAATGGTTACAAAACGGCCAGCCTGTAGTTTTAGAACCCTTCAGTGGTAAGTTCTGGAACATATCACGTGACGGGATCGCAGCTCTGACTATCCAAAGGGTATCAAGTTCGGATGAGGGAGTGTGGGAGTGTAATACACTAGCAGAAGATGGTTCAGTTGCCAATAGGGTGGAAATATTGGAACTTGCTGTAATAC ATCCGCCAGAAGAGCCTTATTTAGATTATGACAACAAAAGACTTCCCCAAGGTGCAATAATTACATTAAAGGAGTGGCAAGTGCTGACACTAAAGTGCGTGACTCGAAACTCGTCTCCTGCACAGCGAATACAGTGGTTCTTGGAAACGTCGAATGTCTCGTCGCATGGAAAGCTTTTCACAGAATTTCTACCAGGAAACGAGACATATCTAAGTTGGAGTTTGCTGTCTCTTAACATTACAAGAACATTTAATAGGAGAGAATTGGTCTGTTTTGTCTTCCACGAATCGTGGCCTCAACCTTCTACAGCTGGTGTTTCACTCAACGTACTGT atgACCCAACCTTTTCAATAAGCAGAATACCAGACTTTGGGACTCCTGTAATTGAGGGCATGTTTGTGTCTCTAAGGTGTGACATCGACTCAAATCCACCAAGCGACCCCTTGTGGTTGAAAGAGGAACGTCCGCAGGTGTCACCGGAAGGATatcttaattttactttcattacaAGAGAGCATGCTGGTTGGTACAAATGTATCACAGAACATCTATTTGGTTACTTCGGTTCATTCGGCTACTTTCTCAACGTGCGAT atGGTGCTGAAATTGTAGAAGAACCACCGAAGGAAGTGGAAGCAGAAACCGGAAGTTCTATAGACTTGGAGTGTCAAGCTGATGGAAGACCTAGTCCTTCTTATTGCTGGGCAAGGGTTCGTGACGCTGACCGAATCGAGGGTATTGGTATCGGAAAAGACCTTCACTTGGATCGCATCCATTATGAAGACGCAGGAGTGTACAAGTGCATCGCATCCAATAACATAGGATACAGATATGTATCAGCGCAGACAAAAGACGTCATAATTGATGTTAAGGGTTAG